A stretch of the Capricornis sumatraensis isolate serow.1 chromosome 19, serow.2, whole genome shotgun sequence genome encodes the following:
- the HYKK gene encoding hydroxylysine kinase isoform X2, which translates to MMILVTQKKIMSSGGDQQSQALTKPSFSEVQASALVESVFGLKVSKIQPLPSYDDQNFHVCIARTKVTTDGPNEYVLKISNTESSKTPDLIEVQTHIIMFLRAAGFPTASVCRTKGDNITSLVSVDSGSEVKSYLVRLLTYLPGRPIAEIPIGPQLLYEIGRLAAKLDKTLEKFYHPKLSSLHRENFIWNLKSVPLLEKYLFALGQNRNREIVEQVIQLFKDEVMTSLSHFQECINHGDLNDHNILIESRESAFGDAVYQVMNSDRHQNSLSLLHDV; encoded by the exons ATGATGATACTTGTAacacagaaaa aAATAATGTCAAGTGGAGGTGATCAGCAATCACAGGCTCTCACCAAGCCCTCTTTCAGTGAGGTACAAGCCTCTGCATTAGTGGAATCAGTGTTTGGGTTAAAAGTTTCCAAGATCCAGCCACTTCCTAGCTATGATGACCAAAACTTCCATGTATGCATTGCAAGAACCAAAGTCACTACAGATGGCCCAAATGAATATGTCCTCAAAATAAGCAACACTGAATCTAGCAAAACTCCAGACCTGATTGAAGTGCAGACTCATATCATCATGTTTCTGAGAGCGGCTGGATTTCCAACAGCCTCTGTGTGTCGTACTAAAGGAGACAACATAACCTCTCTCGTGTCTGTAG ATAGCGGCTCTGAAGTCAAAAGCTACTTGGTGAGGCTGCTGACTTACCTCCCAGGAAGACCCATAGCTGAGATTCCCATTGGCCCTCAGCTCTTATATGAAATTGGAAGGCTAGCTGCTAAGTTGGATAAAACCCTGGAG AAATTCTATCACCCAAAGCTAAGTAGTCTTCATCGGGAGAACTTCATCTGGAATCTCAAAAGTGTTCCTCTTCTGGAGAAATACCTCTTTGCCTTGGGCCAGAATCGGAATCGAGAGATTGTTGAACAGGTCATTCAGCTGTTCAAGGATGAAGTGATGACCAGTCTAAGTCATTTTCAAGAAT gTATCAATCACGGAGATCTTAACGACCACAACATCTTAATAGAGTCCAGAGAGTCAGCCTTTGGAGATGCTGTATATCAG GTCATGAATTCAGACAGGCACCAGAACAGCTTGTCTCTGCTCCACGATGTCTGA
- the HYKK gene encoding hydroxylysine kinase isoform X1: MMILVTQKKIMSSGGDQQSQALTKPSFSEVQASALVESVFGLKVSKIQPLPSYDDQNFHVCIARTKVTTDGPNEYVLKISNTESSKTPDLIEVQTHIIMFLRAAGFPTASVCRTKGDNITSLVSVDSGSEVKSYLVRLLTYLPGRPIAEIPIGPQLLYEIGRLAAKLDKTLEKFYHPKLSSLHRENFIWNLKSVPLLEKYLFALGQNRNREIVEQVIQLFKDEVMTSLSHFQECINHGDLNDHNILIESRESAFGDAVYQVSGILDFDDMSYGYYVFEAAITIMYMMIESKTPIQVGGHVLAGFESVVPLTPVERGALFLLVCSRFCQSLVLAAYSCQLYPENEEYLMITAKTGWKHLQQMFDMGQKAVEEIWFETAKSYESGISM; this comes from the exons ATGATGATACTTGTAacacagaaaa aAATAATGTCAAGTGGAGGTGATCAGCAATCACAGGCTCTCACCAAGCCCTCTTTCAGTGAGGTACAAGCCTCTGCATTAGTGGAATCAGTGTTTGGGTTAAAAGTTTCCAAGATCCAGCCACTTCCTAGCTATGATGACCAAAACTTCCATGTATGCATTGCAAGAACCAAAGTCACTACAGATGGCCCAAATGAATATGTCCTCAAAATAAGCAACACTGAATCTAGCAAAACTCCAGACCTGATTGAAGTGCAGACTCATATCATCATGTTTCTGAGAGCGGCTGGATTTCCAACAGCCTCTGTGTGTCGTACTAAAGGAGACAACATAACCTCTCTCGTGTCTGTAG ATAGCGGCTCTGAAGTCAAAAGCTACTTGGTGAGGCTGCTGACTTACCTCCCAGGAAGACCCATAGCTGAGATTCCCATTGGCCCTCAGCTCTTATATGAAATTGGAAGGCTAGCTGCTAAGTTGGATAAAACCCTGGAG AAATTCTATCACCCAAAGCTAAGTAGTCTTCATCGGGAGAACTTCATCTGGAATCTCAAAAGTGTTCCTCTTCTGGAGAAATACCTCTTTGCCTTGGGCCAGAATCGGAATCGAGAGATTGTTGAACAGGTCATTCAGCTGTTCAAGGATGAAGTGATGACCAGTCTAAGTCATTTTCAAGAAT gTATCAATCACGGAGATCTTAACGACCACAACATCTTAATAGAGTCCAGAGAGTCAGCCTTTGGAGATGCTGTATATCAGGTGTCTGGGATTTTGGATTTTGATGACATGAGCTATGGTTACTATGTGTTTGAAGCAGCGATCACCATCATGTACATGATGATTGAAAGCAAGACTCCTATACAAGTAGGAGGCCATGTCCTTGCTGGGTTTGAAAGTGTGGTCCCCCTGACTCCTGTGGAGAGGGGTGCTTTGTTTCTACTTGTATGCAGCCGGTTTTGTCAGTCACTTGTCCTAGCTGCATATTCTTGCCAGCTATACCCAGAGAACGAAGAATATCTCATGATTACTGCAAAAACTGGGTGGAAGCACTTACAGCAAATGTTTGACATGGGCCAGAAAGCTGTAGAAGAAATCTGGTTTGAAACTGCCAAGTCCTACGAATCTGGGATCTCCATGTGA